The Candidatus Hydrogenisulfobacillus filiaventi sequence CGGCAAGGGGCCGGTCCGGTCCAGGTACTGGCGGAGGGTCTCCCCGTCCACGTACTCCATGACCATGTAATGGAGGTCGGGAGCCTCCCGCCCTACCTCATAGACATGGACCACATGGGGGTCGTTGAGGGAGGCGGCGGCGCGCGCCTCCCCGGCAAACCGGCGCACCACCTCCTCGTCCTCCGCCCACTGGTGCTTCAGCATCTTAACCGCTACCCAGCGGTTCTCCTGCCGGTCCCAGGCCCGGTAGACCAAGGACATGCCGCCGGTCCCGATGCGCTCCACCACCTGGTAGCGGCCGCCCAGCACTTTACCGACCATTGTCCTCCCCCGGCTCTTCCGGCGGATGCCATTCCACGATCACGGCCGTGATATTGTCCGGGCCGCCCCGATCCAGGGCCGCCGCGACCAGGGCCTCCGCCGCCTGCGGGCCGGCAGGCTCCCGGTCTAGCACCGCCTGCAGGGCGGCGTCCTCGACCACCGCCGTCAGGCCGTCGGTACACAGCAGCAGGCGGGTGCCGGGCCCCAGGCGGAAGAGTTCGCGGTCCACGCTGACGCGGGCGAAAGGCCCCACCGCCCGGGTCAGCACGTGGCGTTGGGGATGATTGGCGGCCTCGGCGTCGGTGAGGGACCCTGACGCCACCATTTCCCCGGCCACGGAATGGTCCCGTGTCACCCGGACCAGGGTGCCGGGACGATGGAGGTAGGCGCGGGAGTCGCCCACATGCGCCACCACTCCTTCCGGGCCGGTGCACATGGCTGCGGTCAGGGTGGTACCCATGCCCTCCCGGGACCGGTCGGCCGCGGATTCCCGGTAAACAGCCCGGTTGGCCTCCGCCACCGCCTCGGTCAGCAGTTCGGGCTGGCGGTGCCGTTCCATGAAGGATTCCAGCGCCGCCAACGCCAGCCGGCTGGCCTCGCCGCCATAGGGGGCGCCGCCCATGCCGTCAGCCACCGCCACCAGGACCCGCTCATCCCCCCAGAAGCGGATGATGAAGGCATCCTGGTTTTCACCCCGGACCCGGCCGCGGTGGGATAACCCATAGGCCTTGAGAATCGCGCATCCCCTCCTCGCGCCGGCGCAGCTGGCCGCAAGCCGCGTCGATATCCCGGCCGAATTCCTTCCGTATGGTACAGGAAATGCCGCCCGCTTGCACCAGGTCCAGAAAGCGGGCCGCCGCGGCCGGGGTGGAAGCCTGCCAGGGGAGTTCAGGCACGGGATTCCAGGGGATGAGGTTGACATGCGCCCCGCCGTCCAGCGGGCGCAGCAGGGCCACCAGCTGCCGCGCCTGGGCAGGGGTGTCGTTGAGGCCGCGGAGCAACAGGTACTCGAAGGTGACCCGCCGCCGGGTCCGCCGCCAGTAGTAGGCGGCCGCCTCCATCACAGCCTCCAGGGGGTAGGCCTGGTTGACCGGCATCAGCCGGGTGCGGAGCTCGTCGTCCGCCGCATGCAGGCTGACCGCCAGGGTGACCGGCAGGCCTTCATCGGCCAGCCGCCGTATGCGGGGGGCCAGCCCGCTGGTGGACACGGTCATATGGCGGTAGCTGAGGCCAAGGCCTTCCGGCTCATGGGCCAGGCGCAGGAAACGGACGGTGGCCGTGTAGTTGTCCAGGGGCTCCCCGCTGCCCATGAGGTCGACGCGGCTCACCCGGGCGCCCGGGTCCGCCTCCGCCAGGTAAGTGTTGGCGAAGCGGACCTGCTCCAGCATCTCGCCCGCAGTCAGGTTGCGCAGCCGCCCCGACAGCCCGGAGGCGCAGAAGGTGCAGCCCATGGCGCAACCCACCTGGCTGGAGACACAGAGACTGTACCCGTAATCGTGCGGCAGCAGCACCGTTTCCACCCGGGCGCCGTCGGGGAAGGCCAGCAGCCACTTGACCGTCCCGTCCGGGGAACGTTGCTCGGCCAGGCATCGCGCCCGCCCCCAGGGAGCCCGCTGCGCCATGGCCGTCCGCAGGGCTTTGGGCCAGACGGTCACGGCCGCGTAGTCCGCCACCCCCTCCCGCCAGAGGGCCCGGAACAGCTGCCGGCCCCGGAACCGGGGCTGCCCGGCCTCCTCCAGCAGGGCCTCCAGCTCCTGTGGACCGGCCGACAGGACATCGGGTGTC is a genomic window containing:
- the prpC gene encoding multitarget phosphorylated protein phosphatase (Evidence 2a : Function from experimental evidences in other organisms; PubMedId : 10986276, 12399479, 17693724, 22720735, 24390483, 25012659; Product type e : enzyme), which encodes MAVADGMGGAPYGGEASRLALAALESFMERHRQPELLTEAVAEANRAVYRESAADRSREGMGTTLTAAMCTGPEGVVAHVGDSRAYLHRPGTLVRVTRDHSVAGEMVASGSLTDAEAANHPQRHVLTRAVGPFARVSVDRELFRLGPGTRLLLCTDGLTAVVEDAALQAVLDREPAGPQAAEALVAAALDRGGPDNITAVIVEWHPPEEPGEDNGR
- the rlmN gene encoding 23S rRNA m2A2503 methyltransferase and tRNA A37 C2 methyltransferase (Evidence 2a : Function from experimental evidences in other organisms; PubMedId : 8973346, 18307109, 20184321, 21368151, 22891362, 27081063, 27902775; Product type e : enzyme), encoding MTPDVLSAGPQELEALLEEAGQPRFRGRQLFRALWREGVADYAAVTVWPKALRTAMAQRAPWGRARCLAEQRSPDGTVKWLLAFPDGARVETVLLPHDYGYSLCVSSQVGCAMGCTFCASGLSGRLRNLTAGEMLEQVRFANTYLAEADPGARVSRVDLMGSGEPLDNYTATVRFLRLAHEPEGLGLSYRHMTVSTSGLAPRIRRLADEGLPVTLAVSLHAADDELRTRLMPVNQAYPLEAVMEAAAYYWRRTRRRVTFEYLLLRGLNDTPAQARQLVALLRPLDGGAHVNLIPWNPVPELPWQASTPAAAARFLDLVQAGGISCTIRKEFGRDIDAACGQLRRREEGMRDSQGLWVIPPRPGPG